From one Aeropyrum camini SY1 = JCM 12091 genomic stretch:
- a CDS encoding acyl-CoA dehydrogenase family protein produces MSISQASLPWESDNVRAVRESVREFAEKKVAPKAREIDATNTVPESLLREGAEMGFFALRVPEEYGGPGLSLLESVVAIEELSRASSGYGLISVVSGSMVVHPILKFAGEEVKEKYLSRLAKGAIGAFALTEPCCGTDVASLHMTTARKEGGEYVVSGQKIFITNSAYADFFIVAARTGRPEERHRGISLLVVDKGSCVEVSKLEMMGYRGSGTSIVYFNDCRVPPENLIGQEGGGFKLVMHTLNEGRISTSASGLGVMQAAFDAAVRHASERESMGRPIIEHQMVSSMIAEMLVKLETSRLLVYTSAHKLDSGSPDYIKYASMAKLHTATAGVDLVRMAMQVLGGIGYSKDSDVERYYRDIKMIEIGDGTNEVQRMVLTKFLQGRIRP; encoded by the coding sequence GTGTCTATCAGCCAAGCCTCGCTCCCCTGGGAAAGCGATAATGTAAGGGCCGTGAGGGAGAGTGTTAGAGAGTTTGCGGAGAAGAAGGTTGCGCCTAAGGCTAGGGAGATTGACGCTACTAACACGGTGCCCGAGAGCCTCTTGAGGGAAGGCGCTGAGATGGGGTTCTTCGCGCTGAGGGTGCCTGAGGAGTATGGGGGGCCAGGTCTTAGCCTTCTTGAGAGCGTTGTGGCTATTGAGGAGCTTTCTAGGGCCAGCAGCGGATACGGCCTGATTTCCGTGGTCAGCGGCTCGATGGTTGTGCACCCCATCCTTAAGTTCGCAGGGGAGGAGGTGAAGGAGAAGTACCTATCGAGGCTGGCTAAAGGAGCGATAGGTGCTTTCGCCCTGACAGAACCTTGTTGTGGAACCGATGTGGCCTCCCTACACATGACCACGGCTAGGAAGGAGGGGGGCGAGTATGTGGTGAGCGGGCAGAAGATTTTCATAACGAACTCCGCGTACGCCGACTTCTTCATAGTGGCCGCGCGCACCGGCAGGCCAGAGGAGAGGCATAGGGGTATCTCCCTGCTGGTCGTGGACAAGGGCAGCTGTGTTGAGGTTTCCAAGCTGGAGATGATGGGGTATAGGGGCAGCGGGACCTCTATAGTCTACTTCAACGACTGCAGGGTGCCGCCAGAGAATCTTATAGGCCAGGAGGGCGGCGGTTTCAAGCTAGTCATGCATACCCTCAACGAGGGGCGGATATCCACGAGTGCAAGCGGCCTGGGTGTCATGCAGGCCGCCTTCGACGCCGCGGTTAGGCATGCGAGCGAGAGGGAGAGCATGGGGAGGCCCATAATAGAGCACCAGATGGTATCCAGCATGATAGCTGAGATGCTCGTTAAGCTGGAGACAAGCAGGCTCCTAGTCTACACCTCAGCACACAAGCTAGACTCGGGGAGCCCCGACTACATAAAATACGCGAGCATGGCCAAGCTCCACACGGCCACGGCAGGGGTGGACCTCGTTAGGATGGCCATGCAGGTCCTCGGGGGGATAGGATATAGTAAGGATAGCGACGTCGAGAGGTACTATAGGGACATAAAGATGATTGAAATAGGTGATGGGACGAACGAAGTGCAGAGAATGGTCCTCACAAAGTTCCTGCAGGGTAGAATAAGGCCCTAG
- the meaB gene encoding methylmalonyl Co-A mutase-associated GTPase MeaB, with product MARLEKLLEMAYSGNLRALGRLLTLVENPGSEAIELLERLTSRAGKAQVIGFTGIPGAGKSTLVSRVIAGLRRRGYKVAVVAIDPTSPFSGGSIMGDRLRMQEHAADPGVFIRSIPTRGIKGGLSMAALAMVEVFDAMGYDKIIIETVGVGQSEVDIINAAHTIIVVTMPGAGDDVQALKAGVMEIGDIYVVNKSDKPEANKTAAYLQFALEKEDIGRRESGWRPRLVKTSAVLGQGIEPLVDAIEEHWKFARETGLHAEKVKARRILLAKMLAESLLSSRVNAAMEVNKTLLEEAAASGRGLFRAAEVVAREAASMLLDSE from the coding sequence TTGGCCAGGCTTGAAAAGCTGCTTGAGATGGCTTACTCCGGCAACCTGAGAGCCCTCGGCAGGCTTCTAACCCTAGTTGAGAATCCAGGGAGCGAGGCTATAGAGCTCCTAGAACGCCTTACAAGCAGGGCTGGCAAGGCCCAGGTTATAGGGTTTACCGGCATACCGGGGGCTGGGAAGAGCACGCTGGTCTCAAGGGTGATAGCGGGACTTAGGAGGAGAGGCTATAAGGTGGCGGTGGTAGCCATAGACCCTACTAGCCCCTTCAGCGGCGGCAGCATAATGGGGGATAGACTCAGGATGCAGGAGCACGCGGCTGACCCCGGGGTTTTCATACGCAGCATACCCACCCGGGGCATCAAGGGCGGTTTGAGCATGGCAGCCCTGGCCATGGTAGAGGTTTTCGACGCTATGGGTTATGATAAGATAATAATTGAGACGGTCGGAGTTGGGCAGAGCGAGGTCGACATTATAAACGCGGCGCACACTATAATAGTGGTGACGATGCCTGGCGCAGGGGACGACGTCCAGGCCCTAAAGGCCGGCGTTATGGAGATAGGTGACATATACGTCGTCAACAAGAGCGACAAGCCTGAGGCAAACAAGACGGCAGCCTACCTGCAGTTCGCCCTTGAGAAGGAGGATATAGGTAGGAGGGAGTCTGGGTGGAGGCCAAGGCTAGTTAAGACTAGCGCTGTGCTAGGCCAGGGTATAGAGCCTCTCGTAGACGCTATAGAGGAGCACTGGAAGTTCGCCCGCGAAACCGGGCTCCACGCCGAGAAGGTTAAGGCCAGGAGGATACTGCTGGCTAAAATGCTTGCTGAAAGCCTGCTCAGCTCGAGGGTCAACGCAGCGATGGAGGTTAACAAGACACTGCTTGAAGAGGCGGCCGCATCGGGTAGAGGGCTGTTCAGGGCTGCAGAGGTTGTAGCTCGTGAGGCGGCGTCCATGCTTCTCGACAGTGAGTAG
- a CDS encoding cobalamin B12-binding domain-containing protein codes for MSSLQSTREQVLEGPKRRYKVLVAKMGLDGHDRGAKVVARALRDAGFEVVYTGLRQTPEQVAMAAVQEDVDVIGVSILNGAHIHLMKRLMAKLRELGADDIPVVLGGTIPIPDLEPLRSLGIREIFLPGTSLAEIIEKVRKLAEEKRMREEAEASEQVGQA; via the coding sequence ATGTCGAGCCTCCAGAGTACTAGGGAACAGGTCCTCGAAGGGCCGAAACGTCGGTATAAAGTGCTGGTTGCGAAGATGGGCCTAGACGGCCACGATAGGGGGGCGAAAGTTGTAGCCAGGGCTCTGAGGGACGCCGGCTTCGAGGTGGTTTACACAGGGTTAAGGCAGACCCCCGAGCAAGTGGCCATGGCAGCCGTCCAGGAGGATGTAGACGTTATAGGCGTGAGCATACTCAATGGAGCCCACATACACCTGATGAAGAGGCTTATGGCCAAGCTAAGAGAGCTAGGGGCCGATGACATACCCGTGGTGCTGGGGGGCACGATACCGATACCAGACCTGGAGCCCCTCCGCAGCCTAGGCATAAGGGAGATATTCCTCCCAGGCACAAGCCTCGCCGAGATTATAGAGAAAGTGAGAAAGCTCGCGGAGGAGAAGAGAATGAGGGAGGAGGCGGAGGCGTCGGAGCAGGTTGGCCAGGCTTGA
- a CDS encoding methylmalonyl-CoA mutase family protein: protein MKRLEASLKKWESETLPQWLERMPERMESFTTLSDIPVRRLYTPLDLKDWDYLEKLGFPGDYPFTRGIHATMYRAKLWTMRMFSGYGGPEETNRRLKFLIEHGETGLSLAFDEPTLVGIDPDDPLAEGHVGIEGVNVASLRDMEVIFDGIDMGRVTTNMTINLPAPVLLSYYVAVAEKQGVPYHKIGGTTQNDPLKEFIAQKTYVFPPEAAVKIAIDVIEWSVKNLPKWNPISISGYHIREAGATAVQELAFTLADGIEYVRQLIGRSLDVDTFAPRLSFFFDAHINFFEEIAKFRAARRMWAKIMRDWFGARKKRSMWLRFHTQTAGVSLVVQEPYNNIVRTAIEALAAVLGGTQSLHTNSFDEPFRVPSEFAAKIALRTQQIIAYETGVADTIDPLGGSYYIEWLTDEIEERAWKYIDKIEAMGGMLEAVKRGYPQKEVTESAYKFQRDLEEGRKFIVGVNIFRSDSIDEARNVPLLEFDQEEIEERQKRRVKEVRKMRNQERWRRALDNLRRAAERGENIMPYVLEAARAYATLGEIMGTLKEVYGVYVEPPEY, encoded by the coding sequence ATGAAGAGGCTTGAAGCCTCTCTTAAGAAGTGGGAGAGCGAGACTCTCCCCCAATGGCTCGAGCGGATGCCCGAGAGGATGGAAAGCTTCACTACACTCAGCGATATACCCGTTAGACGGCTCTACACCCCCCTAGACCTCAAGGATTGGGACTACCTCGAGAAGCTCGGGTTCCCCGGGGACTATCCCTTCACTAGAGGTATCCACGCTACAATGTACAGGGCGAAGCTGTGGACTATGAGAATGTTCTCAGGCTATGGAGGTCCTGAGGAGACTAACAGGAGGCTGAAGTTCCTGATAGAGCATGGCGAGACGGGGCTGAGCCTGGCCTTCGACGAGCCGACGCTCGTCGGCATAGACCCTGACGACCCCCTTGCCGAGGGCCACGTAGGCATAGAGGGGGTGAACGTGGCATCGCTGAGGGACATGGAGGTTATATTCGACGGCATAGACATGGGCCGTGTAACTACGAACATGACTATAAACCTGCCGGCCCCGGTTCTCCTTAGCTACTACGTAGCCGTGGCGGAGAAGCAGGGCGTGCCCTACCACAAGATAGGGGGCACGACGCAGAACGACCCCCTCAAAGAGTTCATAGCCCAGAAGACCTACGTCTTCCCCCCGGAAGCAGCAGTCAAGATAGCGATAGACGTTATAGAGTGGAGCGTCAAGAACCTGCCCAAGTGGAACCCGATAAGCATAAGCGGCTACCATATAAGGGAGGCTGGGGCAACGGCTGTACAGGAGCTCGCCTTCACCTTGGCGGATGGGATAGAGTATGTTAGACAGTTGATCGGAAGGAGTCTCGACGTCGACACCTTCGCCCCCAGGCTCAGCTTCTTCTTCGACGCACACATAAACTTCTTCGAGGAGATAGCCAAGTTCCGGGCGGCGAGGCGCATGTGGGCCAAGATAATGAGGGACTGGTTCGGGGCTAGGAAGAAGAGGAGCATGTGGCTAAGATTCCACACCCAGACCGCGGGTGTGAGCCTGGTCGTACAGGAGCCCTACAACAACATAGTCAGAACGGCCATAGAAGCGCTGGCGGCGGTACTCGGCGGTACCCAGAGCCTCCACACCAACAGCTTCGACGAGCCCTTCAGAGTCCCCAGCGAGTTCGCCGCCAAGATAGCGCTCAGGACCCAGCAGATAATTGCGTACGAGACTGGCGTGGCCGACACAATAGACCCCCTCGGGGGGAGCTACTATATAGAGTGGCTTACCGACGAGATAGAGGAGAGGGCGTGGAAGTACATAGACAAGATTGAGGCCATGGGGGGGATGCTGGAGGCTGTTAAGCGGGGCTACCCCCAGAAGGAGGTGACCGAGTCGGCTTACAAGTTCCAGAGAGACCTCGAGGAGGGCAGGAAGTTCATAGTGGGAGTTAACATATTCAGGAGCGACTCTATAGACGAGGCGAGGAACGTGCCCCTCCTAGAGTTCGACCAGGAGGAGATTGAGGAGAGGCAGAAGAGGAGGGTTAAGGAGGTTAGGAAGATGAGGAACCAGGAGAGGTGGAGGAGGGCGCTGGATAACCTGAGGCGGGCGGCCGAGAGGGGAGAGAACATAATGCCCTACGTTCTCGAGGCCGCCCGAGCCTACGCAACGCTAGGAGAGATAATGGGCACGCTGAAGGAGGTGTATGGAGTCTATGTCGAGCCTCCAGAGTACTAG
- a CDS encoding ABC transporter substrate-binding protein, which yields MRVKLYSEVLNREVEVPETPQRIVSLSPAITETLYMLGLEDRVAGVSVYDHKPPKAREKPKVGSYYKVNMKLLDQLNPDLILVTTGAQRRVLEDLSSRYPVYPIPLPVSVSGIIDQVVQVGIVTGALEEASRLEAELARKASELRGAGGGLRVYYEVYLGGPVTAGAHTYISDAFRIAGVETPFIRDRTTWIYQPPAERINRFKPHFILYEYSAYAPTSAEKVKRELEERGVEIGGAELVLLEPDTLAHYGPSFIETMLSLLETLREKARAG from the coding sequence GTGAGAGTAAAACTCTACTCTGAGGTCCTCAACAGGGAAGTGGAGGTGCCGGAGACTCCTCAGAGGATTGTGAGCCTCAGCCCGGCTATCACCGAGACGCTGTATATGCTCGGCCTGGAGGATCGTGTTGCGGGCGTGAGCGTCTACGACCATAAGCCGCCGAAGGCTAGGGAGAAGCCCAAGGTCGGCAGCTACTACAAGGTTAATATGAAGCTTCTAGACCAGCTTAACCCGGACCTCATACTAGTGACTACGGGCGCGCAGAGGAGGGTGCTCGAGGACCTCAGCAGCCGCTACCCTGTCTACCCTATACCGCTGCCGGTTAGCGTTTCCGGAATAATAGACCAGGTCGTGCAGGTCGGCATTGTAACGGGGGCTCTAGAAGAAGCTTCGAGGCTTGAGGCGGAGCTGGCTCGAAAGGCCTCAGAACTAAGGGGTGCGGGCGGGGGGTTGAGAGTATACTACGAGGTCTATCTCGGCGGCCCCGTCACGGCCGGTGCACACACCTATATATCAGACGCGTTCAGGATAGCCGGGGTGGAGACGCCGTTTATACGCGATAGAACAACATGGATCTACCAGCCGCCCGCGGAGAGGATCAACAGGTTCAAACCCCACTTCATACTGTACGAGTACAGCGCCTACGCTCCCACATCAGCCGAGAAGGTCAAGCGGGAGTTGGAGGAGAGGGGGGTGGAGATTGGGGGTGCTGAGCTTGTCCTCCTAGAGCCTGACACCCTGGCGCACTATGGCCCCAGCTTCATAGAGACTATGCTAAGCCTCCTCGAGACCCTGAGGGAGAAGGCTAGAGCCGGTTAG
- a CDS encoding DUF309 domain-containing protein, translating into MGEEGSTVRTLLFLSNPGLKPWRDAQRLKKAIKTGIPCVRSVNVRVADTHVELDAIHRCRDLEKELRRVLSGLETIYLVYGKKASTALNVEDLVREARYWEAHEALEDLYYRSGRDERVRALLLAAAAAAKAQEGLLEGAKRLLSRISRDVIEEGLLDYDCLLRAVEKAWREGSGDILSCFERSKLCSAEYLTEVLSCDGQAAKEAPSD; encoded by the coding sequence TTGGGTGAAGAAGGCTCCACCGTGAGGACGCTACTGTTTCTCTCCAACCCGGGGCTGAAGCCTTGGAGGGATGCGCAGAGGCTCAAGAAAGCCATTAAGACTGGGATCCCTTGCGTGAGGAGCGTTAACGTTAGGGTAGCTGATACCCATGTTGAGCTGGACGCCATACATCGCTGCCGGGACCTCGAGAAGGAGCTTCGCAGGGTTCTAAGCGGTTTAGAAACCATATACCTCGTCTATGGTAAGAAAGCCTCCACTGCTTTGAACGTTGAGGACCTAGTGAGGGAAGCGCGGTACTGGGAGGCGCATGAAGCCCTCGAGGACCTCTACTACAGAAGCGGGCGGGACGAGCGAGTTAGAGCCCTTCTCCTCGCGGCGGCAGCCGCGGCTAAAGCCCAGGAGGGGCTTCTGGAGGGGGCTAAAAGACTCTTGAGCAGGATCAGTAGAGACGTTATAGAGGAGGGCCTCCTGGACTATGACTGCCTACTTAGAGCTGTTGAGAAAGCATGGAGGGAGGGTTCAGGCGACATACTCTCGTGCTTTGAAAGGTCAAAACTCTGCAGCGCAGAATACTTAACCGAGGTGCTGTCATGCGATGGTCAAGCCGCTAAGGAGGCCCCCAGCGATTAA
- a CDS encoding ZIP family metal transporter — translation MIQILESIAAQLEALSGGSPVKAAFILSLYAFAMTSLGGFLVLAARFQSRKRLDVLLDVGMGFSSGIMIVASFTSLLIPALELSSTSVVILSFILGALTVYVINEVIPHEHLFKGYEGPPTLRRKVKAAWLVATAIIIHNLPEGMSIGAAASYALSEGLAVALAIGTQDFPEGLAVSLPVFAASGNLLLAILVAILSGFSEVIAAIIVATIIGYSPGLLASALAFAAGAMVFVVSYEALPESHRSGNEKLATLGFFAGFIIMLYLDTALG, via the coding sequence ATGATCCAGATACTGGAGTCCATAGCGGCTCAGCTAGAGGCTCTCTCGGGGGGCAGCCCCGTTAAAGCGGCCTTCATACTTTCCCTCTACGCCTTTGCAATGACGAGCCTTGGAGGCTTTCTAGTGTTGGCTGCAAGGTTCCAGAGTAGGAAGAGGCTTGACGTCCTACTAGACGTTGGTATGGGGTTTAGCAGCGGGATAATGATAGTTGCGAGTTTCACTAGCCTCCTCATACCCGCTCTCGAGCTATCGAGCACCAGTGTTGTTATATTATCTTTCATATTAGGTGCTTTAACAGTGTATGTGATAAACGAGGTAATACCCCACGAGCACCTATTTAAAGGCTATGAGGGGCCCCCGACGCTTAGGAGGAAGGTTAAGGCCGCATGGCTAGTGGCCACAGCCATAATTATCCATAACCTGCCGGAGGGCATGTCGATAGGGGCTGCAGCCTCCTACGCACTATCCGAAGGGCTGGCGGTGGCTCTTGCTATAGGTACTCAGGACTTCCCAGAGGGCCTGGCAGTCTCCCTCCCGGTGTTTGCAGCCTCCGGCAACTTACTCCTAGCAATTTTAGTCGCAATACTGAGTGGTTTTAGCGAAGTGATCGCTGCAATAATCGTTGCAACGATAATTGGATACAGCCCTGGACTACTGGCTTCAGCCCTAGCTTTCGCAGCAGGGGCTATGGTGTTTGTGGTTAGCTATGAGGCTTTGCCCGAGTCGCACAGGAGTGGCAACGAGAAGCTGGCTACACTAGGATTCTTCGCAGGCTTCATAATAATGCTATATCTAGACACGGCCTTAGGCTAG
- the ppa gene encoding inorganic diphosphatase — protein sequence MSACLRIGPGEKAPDVVNVIIEIPMNSSVKYEFDKEACIVKVDRFLYTSMVYPFNYGFIPGTLEEDGDPVDVLVISREPVAPGSLIEAVPVAVLDMEDEEGPDSKIVAVPKAKLDPLFASYKDVEDIPEALKSKIKHFFEHYKELEPGKWVKVTGWRQARDAKEIIRKAIERYSG from the coding sequence ATGTCCGCCTGCCTGAGGATAGGGCCCGGGGAGAAGGCTCCGGATGTTGTTAACGTTATTATAGAGATCCCTATGAACAGCTCCGTAAAGTACGAGTTCGATAAGGAGGCGTGCATTGTCAAAGTCGACAGGTTCCTCTACACCAGCATGGTTTATCCTTTCAACTACGGGTTCATCCCGGGAACTCTGGAGGAGGATGGGGATCCTGTGGACGTTCTAGTCATAAGCCGCGAGCCTGTGGCCCCCGGCTCTCTTATAGAAGCCGTCCCTGTTGCCGTTCTGGATATGGAGGATGAGGAGGGGCCTGACAGTAAGATTGTCGCCGTGCCTAAGGCTAAGCTTGACCCCCTCTTCGCCAGCTACAAAGACGTAGAAGATATACCGGAAGCCCTAAAATCCAAGATAAAACACTTCTTCGAGCACTATAAGGAGCTAGAGCCTGGGAAGTGGGTTAAAGTGACAGGTTGGAGGCAGGCAAGGGATGCGAAGGAGATTATAAGGAAGGCGATAGAAAGGTACTCGGGGTAA
- a CDS encoding COX15/CtaA family protein produces MPLPSAKIQVYAYAGVALLFLAVTIGAFTRAYGAGMGCGPDWPTCNGEIVPLTANTATLLEYFHRVAAGLGFVLITYTAYLSLKASGDRGVKLWATATIIALVTQIILGAVVVWYHLNPPLSALHTTLAIVTVALATGMAVKLSHTRVRG; encoded by the coding sequence TTGCCGCTCCCCTCAGCAAAAATCCAGGTATATGCCTACGCCGGAGTAGCACTCCTATTCCTCGCAGTAACCATAGGAGCCTTCACCAGGGCATATGGAGCTGGCATGGGCTGCGGACCGGACTGGCCGACGTGCAACGGCGAAATAGTGCCGCTAACCGCCAACACCGCAACATTACTGGAATACTTCCATAGAGTGGCCGCAGGCCTAGGCTTCGTTCTAATAACATACACCGCCTACCTATCCTTGAAGGCTTCAGGCGACAGAGGGGTGAAGCTCTGGGCCACAGCAACCATTATCGCTCTAGTAACCCAGATAATACTCGGAGCGGTCGTCGTCTGGTACCACCTCAACCCCCCGCTATCCGCCCTACACACAACCCTAGCCATAGTAACAGTAGCACTGGCAACGGGCATGGCAGTTAAACTCAGCCACACCAGGGTTAGAGGCTAG
- the gcvT gene encoding glycine cleavage system aminomethyltransferase GcvT, translated as MSIRKHILEDLHKSLGATFGEFAGWSVPMSYEGTLKEHMAVRREAGIFDISHMGRMVVKGEGATELLERIYTKRVSKTKVGFMSGPTLALNEYARVKDDEMPYRLGEDEWLIVPNAAVADAMLEYFRGVASNMGINISITDLRDRYALLALQGPRSTEVMERLGGGDLLDLKPLQFKENVSIAGATAYIVSRSGWTGEDGFEIIAEVEEAKKIFRAAVEAGAKPAGIAARDTLRIEAGFVLGGHEYGEDPLRWPCAVSLRYGLGAIDWGKKGFIGEAALRACRREGVRWIRVGLVMKKKYARMIPRTGYRLYIDDVDVGWVTSGTFSPVIERGVAQAYIDTRYAYTGDTIEVDVRGRRGEARLQEFPLVPLGSRG; from the coding sequence TTGTCTATCCGGAAGCATATCCTCGAGGACCTCCACAAGAGCCTTGGGGCTACTTTCGGCGAGTTCGCAGGATGGAGCGTGCCAATGTCCTATGAGGGGACGTTGAAGGAGCACATGGCCGTTAGACGTGAGGCGGGTATATTCGATATCAGCCATATGGGGAGGATGGTGGTTAAGGGTGAGGGTGCCACCGAGCTCCTGGAGAGGATCTATACTAAGAGGGTCTCCAAGACTAAGGTTGGCTTCATGAGCGGCCCTACTCTCGCTCTAAACGAGTATGCTAGGGTTAAGGATGATGAGATGCCCTATAGGCTCGGTGAGGACGAGTGGCTCATAGTCCCTAACGCCGCCGTTGCCGATGCCATGCTAGAGTATTTCAGGGGCGTCGCCTCGAACATGGGGATAAACATCTCAATAACGGACTTGAGGGACAGGTATGCTCTACTGGCCCTCCAGGGTCCACGTTCGACGGAGGTTATGGAGAGGCTGGGTGGAGGCGATCTTCTCGATCTCAAGCCGCTACAGTTTAAGGAGAATGTCAGTATTGCTGGAGCTACAGCCTACATAGTCAGCAGGAGCGGCTGGACTGGAGAGGACGGTTTCGAGATAATCGCTGAGGTCGAGGAGGCTAAGAAAATTTTTAGGGCGGCTGTGGAGGCCGGGGCTAAACCAGCGGGCATAGCTGCCAGAGACACCCTGAGGATTGAGGCTGGCTTCGTCCTAGGAGGCCATGAGTACGGCGAAGACCCCCTAAGGTGGCCGTGCGCTGTGAGCCTACGCTACGGCCTCGGGGCTATAGACTGGGGGAAAAAGGGGTTCATAGGCGAGGCTGCCCTCAGGGCTTGTAGAAGAGAGGGTGTTAGGTGGATAAGAGTTGGTCTTGTTATGAAAAAGAAGTATGCTAGAATGATACCCAGAACCGGTTACAGGCTATACATAGACGATGTTGACGTAGGCTGGGTAACCAGCGGGACTTTCAGCCCAGTGATAGAGAGGGGCGTGGCCCAGGCCTACATAGACACCAGGTACGCCTACACAGGCGATACCATAGAAGTTGACGTTAGAGGCAGGAGGGGCGAGGCTAGGCTACAGGAGTTCCCCCTAGTACCACTTGGATCAAGAGGCTAA
- a CDS encoding DUF2299 domain-containing protein gives MDGPVDLKNRVLAWLADEFNVSVKSLPKNAPLDWAIKAETQAPVKVALVVQKPRGRDVVAVTIGIALSPKHREALSKLSPGAREEFAVTLLTELMAMCPHCRVVAQPNPRDLHTILISRELYSEDITRQALMDASVTLVNMFLFTVLKLNQISQTARTPRGVEEGYM, from the coding sequence ATGGATGGGCCTGTAGACCTTAAGAACAGGGTTCTCGCATGGCTGGCCGACGAGTTTAATGTGAGTGTGAAGAGCCTCCCCAAGAATGCCCCCCTAGACTGGGCTATCAAGGCCGAGACCCAGGCGCCGGTGAAGGTGGCGCTGGTAGTCCAGAAGCCTAGGGGGAGGGATGTGGTGGCCGTCACGATAGGTATAGCGCTTTCGCCTAAACACAGGGAGGCTCTCTCAAAGCTTAGCCCCGGAGCAAGGGAGGAGTTCGCCGTCACGCTTTTAACAGAGCTGATGGCCATGTGCCCCCACTGCCGGGTAGTGGCCCAGCCTAACCCCCGTGACCTACACACAATACTCATATCAAGAGAGCTCTACTCCGAGGATATAACCAGGCAAGCCCTCATGGACGCCTCGGTAACCCTGGTAAACATGTTCCTGTTCACCGTCCTCAAGCTAAACCAGATCTCCCAAACAGCCAGGACGCCGAGGGGGGTTGAGGAGGGCTACATGTAG
- a CDS encoding thioredoxin/glutaredoxin, with product MQGIRVKIYVHKTCASSYSLFRGLKEKGLLDSVKIVEAQGPTDSGGRLIWSVPWVLLDSEVLAGDPVDLGVVESALKGSRIGVGDVVEAFMEAVLHSSLASSMAVLSRSLDPVLDENLASAAVRSPLSGVSPGEVLKAVGARADSLYAEWSGKLARALAMGFVRELWWARGGSLDPGELELIVSSGGFRLWLLAKGSLGRVGLPADPRLVAGYPEVGEAEDFLLKTGPALIRRVEREQAAILGDEEWMGL from the coding sequence TTGCAGGGGATAAGGGTTAAGATCTATGTGCACAAGACTTGCGCCTCGAGCTACAGCCTATTCAGAGGCCTCAAGGAGAAGGGTCTCCTGGATAGCGTGAAGATAGTGGAGGCTCAGGGCCCGACGGACTCGGGCGGCCGCCTCATATGGAGTGTGCCCTGGGTACTCCTCGACAGTGAGGTCCTCGCGGGGGATCCTGTAGACCTGGGCGTGGTGGAGTCTGCCCTAAAGGGGTCCAGGATCGGCGTTGGCGATGTCGTTGAGGCTTTTATGGAGGCCGTTCTCCACAGCAGTCTAGCCTCCAGCATGGCCGTACTCTCCCGCAGCCTAGATCCGGTGCTGGACGAGAATCTAGCTTCCGCTGCGGTGAGGAGCCCCCTCTCTGGGGTCAGCCCTGGCGAGGTCCTCAAGGCTGTTGGAGCAAGGGCTGACAGCCTCTACGCAGAGTGGAGCGGCAAGCTTGCCAGAGCACTGGCAATGGGCTTTGTTAGGGAGCTATGGTGGGCGCGCGGCGGCTCACTAGATCCAGGCGAGCTGGAGTTGATAGTCTCTTCCGGCGGGTTTAGGCTATGGCTTCTGGCCAAGGGCAGCCTCGGAAGGGTGGGACTCCCCGCTGACCCCAGGCTTGTTGCCGGCTATCCCGAGGTAGGCGAGGCTGAAGATTTCCTGTTGAAGACAGGCCCCGCGCTGATAAGGAGAGTGGAGAGGGAGCAGGCGGCTATACTGGGTGATGAAGAATGGATGGGCCTGTAG